DNA from Candidatus Aminicenantes bacterium:
TCCGCTATCGCCTGGAATCGGCCGTCGGCAGCGACGGCAAATTGCGAGGCAGCGTCGAGGTAACGGCCGAAGGGCAGTCCGACTCAGGGCTGCGCCGCGCCTTCACCCGCTTCCCGGTCGCCCAGTGGCCGACCGAACTTAAAAGAGAGTTTTTCCGCATGCATCCCGGCGCGAAGATCACTGACCTTGTTTTCACCGATCCCTATGACATTTCCAAACCCATGCGCGTCTTTTTCCGGGTCGAGATCCCCGGTTATCTGAAAAAAGGGAAGTCAATGGCCTATGTCAAGCCGCTGGCTGCCTCCCTGCCTTTCCAAGGCGTCCTGGCCTTCCTGCGCCTCGATACCAGCCTGGCCGAACGAAAATATCCCTTCCGGCTGCGCAGCTCGCAGCAGGTCGAGGTCAGCGAGACCATGGGCCTGCCCTCCGGCTGGCGGCTGCTCCAACCGCTCTCCCTGCAGAAGGTCAACGGCAGCGGGGCCGATTTCAGCGGCACATTCAAGGTCGAAGGCGGCCTCGTGCTCAGGGCTCAACTTCTCCTGAAAAAAAGGATCTGCCAGCCCGAGGATTGGCAGAGCGTCAGGGGCGGCATTCTGGAATTCAAGAAGATCATGGAAACGCCCTGGTTCTTTTCCCGCGGAGGTGCCAAGTGAAGCGTCTATATATATCTATAATCATTATATTATCCGCCGCCGTCTCCGGCTTCGCTTTGCCGGCGACCGACGCCCGTTTTCTGAACATGGAGATCAGCTATCGCCTGGACAATGACGGTTCCTGGGTCATGGAGTACCAGCACCAGGTCCGTCTGGACACCTATCTTGCCGTCAACCGCCTCCTGGGCGAGACCTTCATCGTTTACAATCCTGCTTTCCAGAAACTGGAAATCCTGAAAGCCGAGACCACCATGGCCGACGGCCGCAAGGTGGCCGCGCCGGAGAATGCTTTCAACGAGGTCCTGCCCTTCGCCGCCCATGGCTTCGCCGATTTCTCGGCCTTGCGCGAGATGGTGGTCACCCATACCGGGCTCGAGCGCGGGGCCGTTATCGACCTGCGCTACCGTATTCATACCCGGCCCGGTTTTTTCCCCTGTTTTTCCGGTCGCGAGGCCCTGGTGCGCGACTTTCCGGTGGAAAAGTACAAGCTGGAGATCGTGATCCCGGAAAATCGGCAGCTGCGCTTCAAGTTCTGCGGGATCGAGGATGAAGTCCACGTCGAGACGATCAGCGAAGGAGCTGAGAAAAAAACCATTTTTCGTTTTTCCGGTTTGAAGCCCGCCGCCCACGAGCCCCTGGCCTCGCCCCTGGCTGTGCCCCTCATCGTCTTTGCGGTTGCCGACGGCTGGGAATCGGCCCTGGCCCTGCGGGACGATCCCTCTGTGCTGCCGGCATCGCTGGCGGAGAAGGTCGAAAAGCTGATGGCCCAATATCCCGCCCGGCCCGACCTGCTTGCCGCTCTGCAGAAGGCTGTCGCCGTCGAGGTTCAGGATTGCGGCCTGGGCTGCGAAGCGACCGGCTGGCAGCCGCGCCCGCTCGAGCGCGTGTTCGCCAGCAACTACGCGA
Protein-coding regions in this window:
- a CDS encoding DUF3857 domain-containing protein, with the translated sequence MKRLYISIIIILSAAVSGFALPATDARFLNMEISYRLDNDGSWVMEYQHQVRLDTYLAVNRLLGETFIVYNPAFQKLEILKAETTMADGRKVAAPENAFNEVLPFAAHGFADFSALREMVVTHTGLERGAVIDLRYRIHTRPGFFPCFSGREALVRDFPVEKYKLEIVIPENRQLRFKFCGIEDEVHVETISEGAEKKTIFRFSGLKPAAHEPLASPLAVPLIVFAVADGWESALALRDDPSVLPASLAEKVEKLMAQYPARPDLLAALQKAVAVEVQDCGLGCEATGWQPRPLERVFASNYATRLEKALLLRALLKQAGFVAELLGVAASISFAVDVAAPLQIGEYWLKVSDGPHVFHVDPWREQNEFFPYRCQGFDAWNFELQAPEKLPASGSEANGIDITGTVQLDAAAAAGTLTMAVRGVFHRYADAVENSGKFIEGLLKKIFPVQKVEIKKLLQLTRHELRVEVSFSGPWLKDAGANLFTVDGCRLPGLSENMASLERRESPLALEAPFKVNLDLDLQPAANLTLEYGIPDAQLKNEAGLFTRSLVSEKNGHIRFSETCAIEKNPVPPELYPQLRDLLKAYFIPDFWMVLKKSK